In one window of Thalassococcus arenae DNA:
- the trkA gene encoding Trk system potassium transporter TrkA — translation MKVIICGAGQVGWQIARHLSGERNDVTVVDNNPDLVRRATDTLDVQGIAGFASYPDVLEKAGARDADMVIAATYSDEVNMVTCQVAHSVFSVPRKIARLRARSYLTAIYSDLYRRDHLPIDVVISPELEVAEAALQRLSAPAAFDTEVFLGGQAHLLGLSVDENCPIVNTPLRQLTDLFSTLRSVVVGVRRDGTLFAPEAGDQMFVGDSAYMVVHSDDIRRTMEIFGKTVRKQERIIIVGGGNVGLMVAKSLEERPERVRAKMIERSRACAERAAEALERTIVLNGDGLDVALLSEAGVDRADAILCVTDDDKTNMLAAVRAKAEGCPMAIALINDPTLVPLMEPLGIDAYINPRATTVSSILRHIRHGKVRSVYSIGDAEAEVIEAEVLSTSPMAGLRIREIDFPEGVLVGAVSKQGKVVKPTGSLRIDDGDHVVIFAMAKDVPEVERLLQVSIDFF, via the coding sequence CAGGGCAGGTCGGCTGGCAGATCGCGAGGCACCTGTCGGGTGAACGCAACGACGTCACCGTTGTGGACAACAATCCCGATCTGGTTCGCCGCGCGACGGATACCCTGGACGTGCAGGGCATTGCCGGGTTCGCGTCCTACCCCGACGTTCTGGAAAAAGCCGGGGCGCGCGACGCCGACATGGTCATCGCCGCGACCTATTCGGACGAGGTCAACATGGTCACCTGCCAGGTGGCCCATTCGGTGTTTTCCGTACCGCGCAAGATCGCCAGGCTGCGCGCGCGCAGCTACCTGACGGCCATCTATTCGGACCTTTACCGCCGTGACCACCTGCCCATCGACGTGGTGATCAGCCCCGAACTCGAAGTCGCCGAGGCGGCGTTGCAACGCCTGTCGGCGCCAGCGGCTTTTGACACCGAGGTGTTCCTGGGCGGTCAGGCACATCTGCTGGGACTTTCGGTGGACGAGAATTGTCCGATCGTCAACACGCCCCTGCGGCAGTTGACCGACCTGTTCTCGACGTTGCGGTCGGTGGTGGTGGGTGTTCGCCGCGATGGCACGTTGTTCGCGCCCGAGGCCGGCGACCAGATGTTCGTCGGCGACAGCGCCTACATGGTGGTGCATTCCGACGATATCCGGCGCACGATGGAGATCTTCGGAAAGACGGTGCGCAAGCAGGAACGCATCATCATCGTTGGTGGCGGCAATGTCGGACTGATGGTGGCGAAATCGCTGGAAGAACGCCCCGAGCGTGTGCGCGCCAAGATGATCGAACGCAGCCGGGCCTGCGCCGAACGCGCCGCCGAGGCGCTCGAACGGACCATCGTGCTGAACGGCGATGGTCTTGACGTCGCGCTGCTGTCCGAGGCCGGCGTCGACCGCGCCGATGCCATCCTATGCGTGACCGACGACGACAAGACCAACATGCTGGCCGCCGTCCGCGCCAAGGCCGAGGGCTGTCCGATGGCCATCGCGCTGATCAACGACCCGACGCTGGTGCCGTTGATGGAGCCGCTCGGCATCGACGCCTATATCAACCCGCGCGCGACAACGGTCAGCTCGATCCTGCGCCACATCCGGCATGGCAAGGTGCGGTCGGTCTATTCCATCGGCGATGCCGAAGCCGAGGTGATCGAAGCCGAAGTCCTGTCTACCTCGCCCATGGCCGGGCTGCGCATCCGCGAGATCGACTTTCCCGAAGGCGTGCTGGTCGGCGCCGTCAGCAAGCAGGGCAAGGTGGTCAAGCCAACCGGCAGCCTGCGCATCGACGATGGCGACCATGTCGTGATCTTCGCCATGGCCAAGGATGTGCCCGAGGTCGAGCGCCTGCTTCAGGTCTCGATCGATTTCTTCTGA